In Salisediminibacterium beveridgei, one DNA window encodes the following:
- a CDS encoding phosphatidylglycerophosphatase A family protein — translation MADKTRDPVHCHIVENATRELIKERGVTIEDIADIVYNMQVEYNNGLTMQECIDSVDRVLEKREIQHAVLVGIELDKLAEQKKLSEPLQSIIEMDEGLFGVDETIALGSVFGYGSIAVTTFGYLDKAKEGIIKELDTEPGNKVHTFLDDLICSIAANASSRLAHRIRDRQEKLRDEEIQRRDEEERMS, via the coding sequence ATGGCAGACAAAACGAGAGATCCGGTGCATTGCCACATTGTTGAGAATGCAACCAGAGAATTAATAAAAGAACGTGGTGTAACGATCGAAGATATTGCAGATATTGTTTATAACATGCAAGTTGAATACAACAATGGCTTAACCATGCAAGAATGTATTGACAGCGTGGATCGTGTACTCGAAAAAAGAGAAATTCAGCACGCTGTTCTGGTAGGTATTGAACTGGACAAATTAGCGGAACAAAAGAAACTATCCGAACCGCTTCAATCCATTATCGAAATGGACGAAGGACTATTCGGAGTGGACGAAACCATTGCGCTTGGATCCGTTTTCGGGTATGGCAGCATCGCAGTGACGACTTTCGGCTATCTGGATAAAGCAAAGGAAGGTATTATTAAAGAACTCGACACAGAACCTGGTAATAAAGTACACACGTTTTTGGATGACTTGATCTGCAGTATTGCAGCGAATGCTTCCAGCCGTCTTGCACACCGCATCAGAGACCGTCAGGAAAAACTGCGGGACGAAGAAATCCAACGCCGCGACGAAGAAGAACGTATGAGTTGA
- a CDS encoding DEAD/DEAH box helicase, producing MDTLLESLPEWIQKQWKKEDFKDWTPVQQEMVPAALKGNSLIAEAPTGTGKTLGYLIPGMNKIDPSSKNVQLLIIVPGKELAMQVHEEVGKWSTGSSIHSAVMIGGANVKRQYEKLKKKPQVITGTPGRISELIQDKKLKVHEVQTLVFDEADQLFVPDHLATLDLIQKAVPKNEQRIICSATVPDRVMHLAEERIDNLVEIRVNQSMKQIESMTHVFLVSEKRDKVKMLGKLTHMHGFLGMAFLNNSFDVDKVTEKLTYNGIQATGLHGDKGKQGRELAMKDFREQKANLLITTDLASRGLDVKGVSHVIHFDLANDQKQYLHRAGRTARAGESGTVVSIVTEGELVRLKQIAEELKLNLKEASLYFGELMVQDE from the coding sequence ATGGATACATTATTGGAATCATTACCCGAATGGATACAGAAACAATGGAAAAAGGAAGATTTTAAAGATTGGACACCCGTTCAACAGGAGATGGTACCTGCTGCTCTGAAAGGAAATTCCCTGATCGCTGAAGCACCTACAGGAACCGGTAAAACTCTGGGTTATCTGATTCCGGGAATGAATAAAATTGACCCGTCATCGAAAAATGTGCAGCTTCTTATTATTGTTCCTGGAAAGGAATTGGCGATGCAGGTACATGAAGAGGTGGGGAAATGGAGCACAGGATCAAGTATTCACTCCGCAGTCATGATTGGTGGAGCAAACGTAAAAAGGCAGTATGAAAAGCTGAAAAAGAAGCCGCAGGTCATTACTGGAACGCCGGGTAGAATCAGCGAATTAATTCAGGATAAAAAACTTAAGGTTCATGAGGTTCAAACACTCGTTTTTGATGAAGCGGATCAGCTGTTTGTACCGGATCATCTGGCTACATTGGACCTGATTCAAAAGGCTGTGCCGAAAAATGAGCAACGTATCATCTGTTCAGCGACAGTACCGGATCGCGTGATGCATCTGGCAGAAGAACGAATCGATAATCTGGTTGAAATTCGTGTGAATCAGTCTATGAAACAGATAGAAAGTATGACACATGTGTTTCTGGTTTCAGAAAAGCGGGATAAAGTAAAGATGCTCGGTAAACTGACCCATATGCACGGCTTTCTTGGCATGGCCTTTTTAAACAATAGCTTTGATGTGGATAAAGTGACGGAAAAGCTGACGTATAACGGTATACAGGCAACAGGACTTCATGGTGACAAAGGAAAGCAAGGTAGAGAACTGGCGATGAAGGATTTCCGCGAGCAAAAAGCGAATCTGCTGATCACAACAGACCTTGCTTCAAGAGGACTTGATGTGAAAGGAGTCAGTCATGTGATTCACTTCGATCTCGCAAATGATCAGAAACAATATCTCCACCGGGCTGGAAGGACCGCGCGTGCAGGCGAAAGTGGCACAGTTGTATCGATTGTTACTGAAGGGGAACTGGTCAGATTAAAGCAAATTGCAGAAGAACTGAAGCTGAACCTGAAAGAAGCAAGTCTTTATTTCGGTGAATTGATGGTTCAGGACGAATAG
- a CDS encoding MATE family efflux transporter, translating to MYHADSFQEKLKLFLVILWPIMVTQISMFSMNIVDTMMSGRAGTEDLAGVAIGGSLWLPIFTGMNGILLSTSTIIAHLMGSDNGHRVHHSAMQAIYLAVLLTIGVIGGGFFVLEPVISFMNLESGVHDVSYHYLIGLAFGILPLFLFTVLRYFFDGQGFTRITMYILFMTLPVNFFFNYALIFGHFGFPQLGGVGAGYATAITFWFMFIAGVMMTFRVDKVRRYKLFVKWVKPSWTSFKEQLSIGIPMGLSLFFEASIFAVVTLLIGVMFTTVTVAANQVVLNFTSLLFMIPLSISMALTIVVGYSVGGKRLQSAKDYSWIGVLGGTGFLMVGSVFLFLFREQIAYLYTDNPDVVAIAMVLFIVAIIFQISDALQSSLQGVLRGYKDVTLPFYIAFVSYWMIGLPAGFMLALTDLGPIGFWIGITLGLTSAAIGFYIRLRIVLRRYSNQF from the coding sequence ATGTATCACGCCGATTCCTTTCAGGAAAAACTTAAATTATTTCTGGTCATTCTTTGGCCGATTATGGTAACTCAGATCAGCATGTTTTCGATGAATATCGTGGATACGATGATGTCTGGACGTGCAGGAACAGAAGATCTGGCCGGCGTCGCAATCGGTGGAAGTTTATGGCTGCCGATTTTCACAGGGATGAACGGGATCTTGCTCTCGACTTCGACGATTATCGCGCATTTAATGGGGTCTGATAACGGACATAGAGTTCACCATAGCGCCATGCAGGCGATCTATCTGGCGGTCTTGTTAACCATCGGTGTCATCGGTGGAGGTTTTTTTGTTTTAGAACCAGTCATTTCTTTTATGAATCTGGAATCGGGTGTGCATGACGTTTCGTACCATTATTTAATCGGGTTGGCATTTGGGATCTTACCGCTGTTTTTGTTTACCGTACTCCGTTATTTTTTTGACGGACAGGGGTTCACAAGGATTACGATGTATATTCTGTTTATGACATTACCGGTCAATTTCTTCTTTAACTATGCATTGATTTTCGGGCATTTTGGCTTTCCTCAGCTTGGTGGAGTCGGGGCCGGTTATGCAACAGCGATAACGTTCTGGTTTATGTTTATTGCGGGTGTGATGATGACGTTTCGAGTGGATAAGGTTCGACGGTATAAGCTCTTTGTCAAATGGGTGAAACCTTCCTGGACATCTTTTAAAGAGCAGCTGTCCATCGGTATTCCGATGGGGCTTTCCTTGTTTTTTGAAGCCAGTATTTTTGCTGTGGTGACGTTATTGATTGGTGTGATGTTTACGACGGTCACTGTTGCAGCGAATCAGGTGGTATTAAATTTCACCTCTCTGTTATTTATGATCCCTTTAAGCATTTCGATGGCTTTGACAATTGTTGTTGGCTACTCTGTAGGGGGCAAAAGACTTCAATCAGCAAAAGATTACAGTTGGATCGGCGTTTTGGGAGGTACTGGTTTCCTGATGGTCGGATCTGTTTTCCTGTTTCTGTTCAGAGAGCAGATTGCTTATTTGTATACAGATAATCCGGATGTAGTGGCCATCGCCATGGTGTTATTTATTGTTGCAATCATTTTCCAGATTTCAGATGCCCTGCAATCGAGTCTTCAAGGTGTCTTGCGAGGGTACAAAGACGTGACTCTACCCTTTTATATTGCCTTCGTGTCCTATTGGATGATCGGACTCCCTGCAGGCTTTATGCTGGCATTGACAGACCTTGGTCCGATCGGTTTCTGGATTGGCATCACCCTCGGCCTGACCAGCGCTGCTATCGGTTTTTACATCAGGTTGCGGATCGTATTGAGAAGATATTCAAATCAGTTTTAA
- a CDS encoding GNAT family N-acetyltransferase: MTEVTIADSKKEKDAVYAIRRRVFIEEQRVPESIEIDALEKDAMHFLATCDDVPCGAGRLRFSGNQGKAERVCVLKEKRNQGIGAIIMKKMEEISVENGCASLILNAQTHAEPFYHHIGYETISDIFLDAGIEHVTMEKKF, encoded by the coding sequence ATGACTGAAGTGACGATAGCAGATTCAAAAAAAGAGAAAGATGCGGTTTACGCAATCAGAAGGCGTGTGTTTATTGAAGAACAGAGAGTTCCTGAGAGCATCGAGATTGATGCATTGGAGAAAGACGCTATGCACTTTTTAGCAACGTGTGACGATGTGCCATGTGGCGCTGGCAGGTTACGATTTTCCGGTAATCAGGGCAAAGCAGAGCGGGTTTGTGTTCTGAAAGAAAAAAGAAATCAGGGCATAGGTGCAATTATCATGAAAAAAATGGAAGAAATCTCAGTGGAAAACGGCTGTGCTTCTTTAATCCTTAATGCTCAAACGCATGCTGAACCTTTTTACCATCACATCGGGTATGAAACGATCTCAGATATTTTTCTGGATGCCGGTATCGAACATGTCACGATGGAAAAAAAGTTCTGA
- the nfsA gene encoding oxygen-insensitive NADPH nitroreductase, with protein MDDILHNETINTLLNHRSIRSFENSPISGEQIQTIIQAAQSASSSSFIQAYSIIGVKDPEKKRLLAEYAGNQPYVAENGHFLVFCADMHRHVLAAEIENLDPELIRPSLESTEKFLVSVVDATLAAQNAAAAAESMGFGICYIGGIRNQLDKVMELLSCPPYVLPLFGMAIGVPSKSSDQKPRLPFNHVYHEDTYQPDDNQLKEDLKKYNQTISGYYKDRTSGKRKDRWTEQMMTLLERRSRMTMRHLIQQQGFMKDESNE; from the coding sequence GTGGACGATATACTTCACAACGAAACGATTAATACATTATTAAACCACCGTTCCATTCGATCATTTGAGAATTCACCGATATCCGGAGAACAAATTCAAACGATTATTCAAGCGGCTCAAAGTGCGTCTTCCTCCAGTTTTATTCAAGCATACTCCATTATCGGTGTCAAAGATCCTGAAAAGAAGAGGTTGTTGGCAGAATATGCCGGTAACCAGCCTTACGTAGCCGAGAATGGCCATTTCCTTGTTTTTTGTGCTGATATGCACCGGCATGTCCTGGCTGCGGAAATAGAGAATCTCGATCCCGAACTGATTCGCCCATCATTAGAATCCACTGAGAAATTCCTTGTTTCTGTTGTTGATGCGACCCTCGCTGCACAGAATGCTGCTGCGGCTGCAGAAAGTATGGGCTTTGGGATATGTTATATCGGAGGCATTCGCAACCAGTTGGACAAAGTCATGGAGTTATTAAGCTGCCCACCATACGTTCTCCCTTTATTTGGCATGGCAATAGGCGTTCCATCCAAATCATCCGATCAGAAACCGCGACTCCCTTTCAATCATGTCTATCATGAGGACACTTATCAGCCGGATGATAATCAGCTAAAAGAAGACCTGAAAAAATACAATCAAACAATTTCCGGTTATTATAAGGATCGGACAAGTGGTAAACGAAAAGACAGATGGACAGAGCAGATGATGACGCTTCTCGAACGCCGTTCAAGAATGACAATGCGTCACTTGATTCAACAACAGGGGTTTATGAAAGATGAATCGAATGAATAA
- a CDS encoding S-ribosylhomocysteine lyase — translation MAEKMNVESFNLDHTKVKAPYVRLAGKTEGVNGDTIYKYDLRFKQPNQAHMSMPALHSLEHMLAEFSRNHHEHIIDVGPMGCQTGFYLAVMNDDSYENILTVLDQSLRDILQAKEVPACNELQCGWAASHSLEGAQELAKEMLDQKNEWHQIFAE, via the coding sequence ATGGCTGAAAAAATGAATGTCGAAAGTTTTAATCTCGATCACACAAAGGTAAAAGCACCTTATGTTCGGCTCGCCGGGAAAACTGAAGGGGTTAACGGAGATACGATTTATAAATATGACCTGAGATTTAAGCAGCCAAATCAGGCTCATATGAGCATGCCTGCCCTTCACTCTCTTGAACACATGCTTGCGGAATTCTCACGTAATCACCATGAACACATAATTGATGTTGGCCCGATGGGCTGCCAAACCGGTTTTTATCTGGCAGTTATGAACGATGATTCTTACGAAAACATTCTCACAGTGCTTGATCAGAGTTTGCGCGATATTCTCCAGGCAAAAGAAGTACCCGCATGTAACGAATTGCAATGCGGCTGGGCGGCATCTCATTCTCTCGAGGGTGCTCAAGAACTCGCAAAAGAAATGCTTGATCAAAAAAACGAGTGGCATCAAATCTTTGCTGAGTGA
- a CDS encoding metal-sulfur cluster assembly factor — protein sequence MSDEKKELADRIYSQLENVIDPELGVDIVNLGLIYEVNLDEENNVHVKMTLTAMGCPLAGTIVSDIKNTLSELQEIGEIGEDIDVEIVWSPPWDKSMMSRYAKIALGVHES from the coding sequence ATGTCAGATGAAAAAAAAGAGCTCGCTGACCGGATTTATTCTCAACTTGAAAACGTCATTGATCCGGAACTCGGTGTGGACATCGTGAACCTGGGTCTGATTTATGAAGTCAACCTGGATGAAGAAAATAACGTCCATGTCAAGATGACACTCACAGCCATGGGGTGCCCTCTTGCAGGAACCATTGTTTCGGATATCAAAAACACGCTGTCAGAGCTTCAAGAGATCGGTGAAATCGGCGAGGATATTGATGTAGAGATTGTTTGGAGCCCACCGTGGGATAAATCCATGATGAGCCGATATGCCAAAATTGCCCTTGGTGTTCATGAAAGTTAA
- a CDS encoding YjcG family protein, producing the protein MKYGVAVFPSKKLQDLANSYRKRYDTKYAKVPPHITLKEPFELNDDRKLEEVVLSIRKVAENASPFQLKVIKYSTFYPTTNTIYMKVEETKELFDLHHQLNSGSLNFVQEHSFVPHITVGQDMMYDEMQDVIGRLKMEKISHEETIDRFSLLYQLDDGTWTTYETFLIGK; encoded by the coding sequence ATGAAATATGGAGTTGCAGTATTTCCATCAAAGAAGCTTCAGGATCTTGCGAACTCTTATCGGAAACGTTATGATACCAAGTATGCCAAAGTGCCACCGCACATCACACTGAAGGAACCTTTTGAACTGAATGATGATCGTAAGCTTGAAGAAGTGGTGTTATCGATCAGGAAAGTAGCTGAGAATGCGTCGCCATTTCAATTGAAAGTGATTAAATACAGTACATTTTATCCTACGACAAACACGATTTACATGAAGGTCGAGGAAACAAAGGAACTTTTTGATCTTCATCATCAGTTGAACAGTGGGAGCTTGAATTTTGTTCAGGAGCATTCATTTGTGCCGCATATTACTGTTGGTCAGGACATGATGTATGATGAGATGCAGGATGTTATTGGACGTTTGAAGATGGAAAAGATTTCTCACGAAGAGACGATTGATCGCTTTTCTCTTTTATATCAGCTTGACGACGGCACATGGACAACGTATGAAACATTTCTGATCGGAAAGTAG
- a CDS encoding aldo/keto reductase translates to MTYSLSSVVTLANGVEMPRFGLGVYKSEAGEEVETAVRTALDTGYRKIDTASFYQNEESVGKAIRESRVDRGDLFITTKVWNDEQGYDETLKAFERSREKLGLEIVDLYLIHWPITETFQDTWKALETLYHDGKVRAIGVSNFHTKHIEKLIQSCDIQPMVNQVELHPWLNQQELHQYCKNKGIQIEAWSPLARGKKFGDPFIQEISRRYRKTEAQIILRWMLQKEIVTIPKSVTISRIQENADIFDFELTTEDLSAIDQLHTGERLGKNPDDIDEVTFG, encoded by the coding sequence ATGACGTATTCATTATCATCTGTTGTCACATTGGCCAATGGCGTTGAAATGCCTCGCTTTGGACTTGGAGTGTATAAGTCTGAAGCAGGGGAAGAAGTGGAAACCGCAGTCCGGACTGCCTTGGATACTGGTTACAGAAAGATAGACACCGCGTCGTTTTATCAGAACGAAGAAAGTGTCGGGAAAGCCATCCGTGAATCCAGGGTCGATCGGGGAGATTTGTTCATCACGACAAAAGTATGGAATGATGAACAAGGGTATGATGAGACATTGAAAGCATTTGAACGGAGCCGTGAAAAACTCGGTTTGGAAATTGTGGATTTGTATCTGATCCATTGGCCTATTACGGAGACGTTTCAAGACACATGGAAAGCTTTGGAGACCTTATACCACGACGGGAAAGTTCGTGCAATCGGCGTCAGTAATTTTCATACAAAGCATATTGAAAAACTCATTCAATCCTGCGATATCCAGCCGATGGTCAATCAAGTGGAACTTCATCCCTGGTTGAATCAACAGGAACTTCATCAGTATTGCAAAAATAAGGGGATACAAATTGAAGCGTGGAGTCCGTTGGCACGCGGGAAGAAATTCGGCGATCCGTTTATTCAGGAAATATCGAGAAGATATCGGAAAACCGAAGCACAGATTATCCTTCGTTGGATGTTGCAAAAAGAGATTGTGACGATTCCGAAATCCGTTACTATCAGCCGTATTCAGGAGAATGCAGATATTTTTGATTTTGAATTGACGACGGAAGATCTCTCTGCCATTGATCAACTTCACACCGGAGAACGCTTGGGTAAAAATCCTGATGACATTGATGAGGTAACTTTTGGTTGA